TAAACAAGTTTGTCAATATCTAAGCCATTGTTGTTCTGTACTTTTTGTACAATCTCTCTTGTTGTCAGCATGAGAAGATTTGCACGGGCCTCATCTTGTTCATAAATATCCATCCCTAGATCTTTTACAATTACAAAACTCTCATCCGGTGCCTGTTCATTCGCTGCAATAAGTAGGGCAAAAACTTTTGCCCGAAATTCTAACGATCCATGATGATGGACAAAAAGTTCCCTAAAAGCATTAAAAAAACGATATTTAAATTTAAAAGCAAAATTCATACGTATTCCTTAGGTGATATTATACATTATTTGATATAATTTCAAAAAATAATTTGGATTTAAAAAAGGAAAGAAATGGGTAGAGCCTTTGAATATAGAAAAGCATCAAAACTAAAACGTTGGGGAGCAATGTCAAAATTGTTTCCTAAACTTGGTAAAGTTATTACGATGGCAGCTAAAGAGGGTGGTAGCGATCCTGACCTAAATCCAAAACTACGTACGGCTATTTTGAATGCAAAATCTGAAAATATGCCAAAAGATAATATTGAAGCGGCGATTAAACGTGCAAGTGCAAAAGACCTTGCAGATATGAAAGAGGTTAATTTTGAAGGAAAAGCACCACATGGTGTTTTAATTTTTATTGAATGTGCAACAGATAACAATACAAGAACTGTTGCCAATGTAAAATCAATCTTTAATAAAAATAACGGTGAACTTTTAACTAACGGTTCACTGGAGTTTATGTTTTCTCGTAAAGCAATTTTTGAGTTTTCTATGAAAGAAGATATGGATCTTGAAGAATTAGAACTGGAACTAATTGATGCTGGTTTAGAAGAACTTGAAGAGGAAGAGGGTGTAGTATTAGCTACTGCTGATTATACAAGTTTCGGTACTATGAATGAAGCGTTAGAAGGTATGGGTGTTGAACTTTCAAAAGCGACTTTAGAGCGTATGGCAAATACTCCTGTTGAATTAACTGAAGAGCAACAAGCTGATATCGACAAGATTCTGGAAAGACTTGAAGATGATGAAGATGTTCAAAAGGTATATACAAATATCGCTTAATGCAGTATATACAAAAACATTTTACTTCCACATTAGAGGTGAAGCAATCAAAGTTTATTGCTCACCTTATTCCCTACGAACTTTATGAAACTACATTAGAACAACTCAAAGTTGAACATCCCAAAGCAAGACATTTTGTAACGGCGTTTCGTTATTTAAATGAATACGATCAAGTGGTTGAACACTCAAGTGATGACGGCGAACCAAAAGGGACATCTGGAAAGCCTTCTTTAATGGTACTCCAAGGACAAGAACTAATAAATATTGCTGTTATTGTTGTGAGATATTTTGGTGGAACAAAGCTAGGAACAGGTGGATTGGTTCGGGCGTATAGTGATGCTGTAAATCAAGTTATTAACGAAGCAGAATTATCTCCTTATGAAAAAGAGTTTACACAAAAAGTTTCTGTTGATTATGCAGATATAAGACTGCTGGAGTATGAGTGTGAAACTGCAGATATTAAGATTGTAGATAAAAATTTTACGACAGATGCAGAATATATTTTGAAAGCTTCTCAAGAGAATCTAAAGACTCTCTTAGAAAAATTAAAAAGAGTAGTAAAAGTTCTATCCTCCTGATACAGCTCTTCCCATATCCCACATTGGTAAAAAGATACCTAGAGCAAGAAGTATTACCATGCCGGCAATCATAAAGAGCATAATAGGCTCAATTGCTTCACTTAGACCTTCAATAATAGCATCAAAACGCATTTTATAATATTCAGCTACTTTTTTAATCATAGAATCTAATGTACCACTATCTTCACCGGCTCTAACCATTTGTATAATCATATTTTCAAATAGACCAGTTTCTTCAAGACCTTTATTGAGTGCACCCCCCTTTTCAACAGTTACTCTTACTGATAAAAGTTTTTGTTTAAGTGGAAGATTATCAATCATACTAATTGCAGTGTCGAGTGCCTCAGCAATAGGGATACCTGCACGTACTAGTTCAGAAAAAACAAGTGTAAATCTACTTAATGTTGAAAACATAATAAGGTTTTTAACTAAATATGTACGTAATAATAATTTATGCCATTTAAATCGTATATGTTCATAGTTATTAACCATATATCTAAATATAACAAATCCAATAAATAGACCAAGTAGAATATATGGACCAAAATTATTAAATAAATATTCAAGTTTTAATAAAATTTGTGTTGGTAATGGTAGTTCTGCATGTAATTGTTCAAACATCTCTTTAAATTTAGGAACAACATATGAGATAAGGATAGTAAATGCAATTGCCATCGCAATCATTACATTTCTAGGATATGCCATCGCTTTTTTAAATTTGACAACATTAGAACGAATCTCCTCAAGCATATCTGCTAATGCATAAAGTGCTTCATCTAAATTACCTGTTTTTTCACCAAGTTGTACCATTGCAATGGTAAGGTTACCTAATTCGAAACGGAAGTTCTGCATAGATTTTGATAAAGATTGTCCAGAGTTAATATCATCAGCTACTTTTGAAAAAACAGTTTCTAAAGCTTCATCTGCAGTAGCATTGGCAATTTCTGAAAGGGAGTCATGGATAGAGATACCAGCATTTGTCATAACGGCAAGTTGACGAATTGCAGCTATTAAAGAATCTGGTTTGATTTTCTTTTTTCTATAGTTTTTTAGAAAATCATTTTTAAGTCTTCTAAACTTATCTTCAAATGGTTCATCAGCTTCCGAAATTTTTATAATAATACCGGTAAACTTCAGTTTAGCATAGTTCATAGCCTCTTTCTTGTCTTCTGCATATAAACCTATAATCTCTTTTTTCCCGTGTTTTAATACTGTTGCTTCAAAGTACTTCATTCTTTTGCCACCTTTAATACTTCTTCAATACTTGTAATGCCATCAATAGCTTTTTGTATACCATTTTGGAAAATATTAACAAATCCCTCTTTTTTTGCTTGTTCAAGTATAGCATCTTTTGACGCCCCTTTTGCAATAAGTGTTGAGATTTCTTCTGAGATGTTTAAAACTTCAGCAATCATCTCCCTACCTATATAGCCAGAATCATTACACTCTCTACAACCTTGCCCTTTAAAAAATCTTGTTCCTTGAGGTACAACTCCATCAATCTCCTCAAGTACAGAAGCGGAAAGTTCATCTTCAATTTTACAATGTGGACATATTTTTCTTACTAGCCTTTGTGCTTGGATAGCAACTAAAGCACCACTGATGAGGTAATGCTCGATTCCCATATCTGCCATACGAGGAATAGCACTAATTGAGTCATTTGTGTGAAGTGTAGAGATAACCAAGTGACCAGTAAGTGCAGCTTTAATAGCGATCTCCAGTGTTTCCTGGTCACGAATCTCCCCAATCATGATTTTATCAGGGTCTTGACGAAGGATTGAACGAAGAGCATCGGCGAAACTCAGACCAACTTTAGCATTTACTTGAACTTGTTGGATAAGGTTCATTCTATACTCAACCGGGTCCTCAACTGTAATTACTTTATCCTCTACATTTCTTAATTCATTTAATGCACCGTAAAGTGTTGTCGTTTTACCGGAACCTGTCGGTCCTGTAACGAGAATAATTCCATATGGAGCTTTAAGTCCTTTAATTAGTTTATTATAACTTACAGGATCCATACCTGCATCTTCAAGTCGTACAAGAGCTTTTTGTTTATCTAAAACCCTCATAACAATCGATTCACCATACAGAATTGGTAATGTTGATATACGGAAATCGTATTCTCTTGAACCAACAGCTGTTGAAAAACGACCATCTTGAGGTTTACGTTTTTCTGCAATATCTAAGTTTGAAAGGAGTTTTAGTCTTGATGCTAATGGTGGATAGATATCTTTTTCAAAAATAAACATCTCAGAAAGTCTACCATCTACACGACCACGAACTACACAGTTTTTCTCAGTAGGTTCAATATGAATATCACTTGCACGACCATTAATACAGGTTTTTAAAATAACATCAATAAGTTGTAAGATCGAAGATGCTTCTTGTTGCTCTTCTAAAGAACTAATAGAGTTCAACTCTTCACGAATTCTTTTAACAAGCCCTTTAACGCTATCTTTTAGACCGATTTTATAAAGATATGAAGAGATCTGCTTTTTTGTTGCAAGAGCAATTTTAACAACTTTACGAGGAAAAAGTCTTTGCATAGCTTCTTGTGCTTCAATATTTAAAGGATCGCTAATAGCAATTGTTACACTCATCTCATCTTGTGAAATTGGTATGGCATTATGTTTTTGTAGTTGAGAGAGTGAAACTTGTTCTGTAAGATAATAATCCATATCAATTGAATCAAGATCCACAAATATAAGGTCAAGTTCATGAGCTAACTTTTCAAGGACTACAGACTCTTGAATATAATCATAGTTGTCTATAATTGAAAGATCATAAACTCCATCTCTCACTTGTTGGACAATGAAACGAACAAGTCTATCCATTGTCATAAACCCTGAAAGGGTGATATCTCTAAGGACTAAGTTTTCACTAACACCCTTTGCAAGTAATCTATCTACTTGCCCTTTCATTATTGAAC
Above is a window of Sulfurimonas marina DNA encoding:
- a CDS encoding GspE/PulE family protein, translating into MDRITTDLLANGSIMKGQVDRLLAKGVSENLVLRDITLSGFMTMDRLVRFIVQQVRDGVYDLSIIDNYDYIQESVVLEKLAHELDLIFVDLDSIDMDYYLTEQVSLSQLQKHNAIPISQDEMSVTIAISDPLNIEAQEAMQRLFPRKVVKIALATKKQISSYLYKIGLKDSVKGLVKRIREELNSISSLEEQQEASSILQLIDVILKTCINGRASDIHIEPTEKNCVVRGRVDGRLSEMFIFEKDIYPPLASRLKLLSNLDIAEKRKPQDGRFSTAVGSREYDFRISTLPILYGESIVMRVLDKQKALVRLEDAGMDPVSYNKLIKGLKAPYGIILVTGPTGSGKTTTLYGALNELRNVEDKVITVEDPVEYRMNLIQQVQVNAKVGLSFADALRSILRQDPDKIMIGEIRDQETLEIAIKAALTGHLVISTLHTNDSISAIPRMADMGIEHYLISGALVAIQAQRLVRKICPHCKIEDELSASVLEEIDGVVPQGTRFFKGQGCRECNDSGYIGREMIAEVLNISEEISTLIAKGASKDAILEQAKKEGFVNIFQNGIQKAIDGITSIEEVLKVAKE
- a CDS encoding YebC/PmpR family DNA-binding transcriptional regulator produces the protein MGRAFEYRKASKLKRWGAMSKLFPKLGKVITMAAKEGGSDPDLNPKLRTAILNAKSENMPKDNIEAAIKRASAKDLADMKEVNFEGKAPHGVLIFIECATDNNTRTVANVKSIFNKNNGELLTNGSLEFMFSRKAIFEFSMKEDMDLEELELELIDAGLEELEEEEGVVLATADYTSFGTMNEALEGMGVELSKATLERMANTPVELTEEQQADIDKILERLEDDEDVQKVYTNIA
- a CDS encoding YigZ family protein, with translation MQYIQKHFTSTLEVKQSKFIAHLIPYELYETTLEQLKVEHPKARHFVTAFRYLNEYDQVVEHSSDDGEPKGTSGKPSLMVLQGQELINIAVIVVRYFGGTKLGTGGLVRAYSDAVNQVINEAELSPYEKEFTQKVSVDYADIRLLEYECETADIKIVDKNFTTDAEYILKASQENLKTLLEKLKRVVKVLSS
- a CDS encoding type II secretion system F family protein, producing the protein MKYFEATVLKHGKKEIIGLYAEDKKEAMNYAKLKFTGIIIKISEADEPFEDKFRRLKNDFLKNYRKKKIKPDSLIAAIRQLAVMTNAGISIHDSLSEIANATADEALETVFSKVADDINSGQSLSKSMQNFRFELGNLTIAMVQLGEKTGNLDEALYALADMLEEIRSNVVKFKKAMAYPRNVMIAMAIAFTILISYVVPKFKEMFEQLHAELPLPTQILLKLEYLFNNFGPYILLGLFIGFVIFRYMVNNYEHIRFKWHKLLLRTYLVKNLIMFSTLSRFTLVFSELVRAGIPIAEALDTAISMIDNLPLKQKLLSVRVTVEKGGALNKGLEETGLFENMIIQMVRAGEDSGTLDSMIKKVAEYYKMRFDAIIEGLSEAIEPIMLFMIAGMVILLALGIFLPMWDMGRAVSGG